One segment of Anomalospiza imberbis isolate Cuckoo-Finch-1a 21T00152 chromosome 2, ASM3175350v1, whole genome shotgun sequence DNA contains the following:
- the U2AF1 gene encoding splicing factor U2AF 35 kDa subunit isoform X6 yields the protein MQEHYDEFFEEVFTEMEEKYGEVEEMNVCDNLGDHLVGNVYVKFRREEDAEKAVIDLNNRWFNGQPIHAELSPVTDFREACCRQYEMGECTRGGFCNFMHLKPISRELRRELYGRRRKKHRSRSRSRERRSRSRDRGRGGGGGGGGRERDRRRSRDRERSGRF from the exons ATGCAGGAACATTATGATGAGTTCTTTGAG GAGGTCTTCACAGAAATGGAGGAGAAATACGGCGAAGTTGAGGAGATGAACGTTTGTGATAaccttggagatcatctagTTGGAAATGTATACGTAAAG TTCCGCCGTGAAGAAGATGCAGAGAAGGCTGTGATCGACCTGAACAATCGCTGGTTTAACGGGCAGCCCATCCATGCCGAGCTCTCGCCTGTGACCGACTTCAGAGAGGCCTGCTGCCGTCAATACGAGATGGG AGAGTGTACACGAGGAGGTTTCTGCAACTTTATGCATTTGAAGCCCATTTCTCGAGAGCTAAGGCGCGAGTTGTATGGGCGGCGTCGTAAAAA GCATCGATCCAGGTCGAGGTCCCGCGAGCGCCGGTCTAGATCCAGAGATCGCGGTCgtggaggtggaggaggaggaggaggccgCGAGCGCGACAGGAGGCGGTCAAGAGATCGTGAACGATCCGGTCGATTCTGA